A stretch of DNA from Leptospira wolffii serovar Khorat str. Khorat-H2:
TGTTCTTGGATTTTATAGAAGGAAAGGAGCCGGACCTGGATTCCCTATTAGGAATGTCTAGACAGGCATTGCATTCCAGTTCTATTTCTTTTCTGCATCCTTTCCGGGGAAAAAGAATCCGGATCCGAAGTCCTCTTTCGGAGGATTTCCCTGTATGAGTCGTACAGAACCGGGCCTCTGGCTTTCCTTAGTTCCTCTTTTCTTTTTGATCGTTTCTTTGACGAGTGCCGGACTACTATTCGGAGGAGGCATCGCTGAAGGTCCCGCTCAAATTCTTCTATTTACCGCGGGTGCGATCTCTGCGGGGATTTCCAGACTTAGAGGAATCGCGTGGATACGAATCGAAGAAACCGTTTTGGATTCCATGAGGAACGTGCTGCAACCGATCGTGATTCTACTCTTGATCGGAGCATTGATCGGAGTTTGGATCCGTTCCGGGATCGTTCCCGCTTTGATCGTTTGGGGGCTGGAATTATTGAAGCCTGAGATTTTTCTTCCTTCGGCGATTATTCTTTCTTCAGTGGTTTCTTTAGCTACGGGTAGTTCCTGGTCCACTGTGGGAACCATGGGAGTTGCCCTAGTAGGAGTGGGCGCGGGACTCGGACTTCCTTTGGGGATGGTGGCGGGAGCCATCGTATCCGGAGCTTACTTCGGAGATAAACTTTCTCCATTTTCGGAGACCACGAATCTTGCGTCTTCGATCACCGGAGTTTCTCTATTATCGCATATTCGTAATATGGCTAGAACTACCTTGCCTGCTTTCGGCATCTGTCTCATCGCCTTCGGTTTTTTAGGAATGGGAACGGAATGGAAAGGAACTTCTTCCGCAGTTTCTCCCGTCATTTCCGTTTTACGTTCGGAATTCGCGATCTCCTGGATATTACTACTTCCTCCTTTGATCACTTTCTGTATGATCTATATGAGGGTTTCCGCGATTCCTTCCATCTTCATCGGCATAGTGACCGGTGGAATCTGTGCGCTTTTCACACAGTCCAATCTTTATTCCGTTTCGGGGGAATGGAGAGAATCGGTTACCTCCGCATTCAAGATTCTAGTCAGCGCCGCTTCGGAAGGAACGAAATTGAAAACAGGAGAACCTATCGTCGACGGTCTTCTTTCCAGGGGTGGGATGTCCTCGATGCTTCCGACTGTATGGTTGATTCTCTCCGCCATGTTTTACGCGGGTACTATGGAGGGAGGAGGCATGACGAAAAGCATCGCAGATTCCATCTTGAAGTGGGTGGGAGGGCGGTCTTCGCTTATCGCAAGCACGGTATTTACCTGTCTCGGCGTGAATTTGCTTTGTGCAGACCAATATTTGGCCATCGTAGTGCCGGGGAAGATGTTCAAGGAAGCCTATCACAGACGAGGTATGGATCCTAGAAATCTCTCCCGTAGCCTGGAAGATTCCGGAACTATGACCTCGGCTTTGGTTCCCTGGAATTCCTGCGGAGCGTTTATGGCTGCGGCACTAGGAGTTCCTACCGCCGTTTATCTTCCTTACGCGTTTTTAAATTTACTTTCTCCCGTCTTCTCTTTAATTTCGGGTGCTACGGGTTGGGGAATCGCGGGAAGATCGGATGGACTTTCGGACAAACCGTCGGAAGAAGGGTTCGGTTCTTAAGCTGGAAGCTACTTCGGTTTCCATAACATTCGTTAGAAGAATATGTTTTAAAAAAAGATTTGTGCTTCTTCTGAACTATGCGAAAATAGGATAAAAGTGAGCAAAAGCTCACATTTTGGGAAAGCGATTTCCCGGTTCGATATATACGTTCAAAATAAGAGGACTCCGATGCCGAGATTCCAAATATTCAAGAGATACGTTTCCTTGCTAGGTCTCCTGGCATTGGGAGTGATGATCGGGAGTCTGGCCTTTTCCTGCGGGAGCAAGGAAAACGAGCCGGACGGGTTTGCGCATGTGGTCATGATAGATAACGCCTTCTCTCCACCTATGCAAAAAATTCCTGTGGGGGGAACGATCGAGTTCGTGAACTCCGGAGCAAATCCGCATAACGCGATTGCGGTAGATAAGTCCTGGTCCACCGAAAAAGCCTACGGAAATATCGTAATGCCTAGGGGTTCCAAGATCAAGATCAGTTATCCTAAGGAAGGAGTATTTCCTTACTACTGTAGTTTCCACGCTTCTCCCGACGGAAAGAACGGAATGGTGGGCGATATAGTCGTGGGTAACGCTGCCTATAACCCTGCCGCCAGAGCCGGGAAGAACTGGAAAACCACCGATAAATTCTCCGGAGTCACTCGCAAGGTTCCTCAAGTTTATCCTACCATCCAAAACGCTGTGGATGCAGCTTCTCCCGGAGACCTGGTTCTTGTGGACGAAGGCGTCTATTACGAGGAGGTCGTGGTTACGACTCCTTCACTAGTGATCCGAGGAACGGATAGAAATAAGGTCATCTTAGACGGGCAATTCCAAAGAGGAAACGGAATCATCGTAGTCGGGGCGGACGGGGTAGCGGTCGAGAATATGACCGCTAGAAACTCCACATTGAACGGTTTCTTTTGGACGGGTGTAAAAGGTTACCGCGGTTCCTATCTAACCGCGTATAATAACGGAGACTACGGAATCTACTCCTTTGACTCAGTAAACGGAGTATTAGAACATTCTTATGCGTCCGGTTCTCCGGATGCCGGAGTATACGTGGGGCAATGTTATCCTTGTAAGGCCATTCTCTACGATCTGATTTCGGAAAATAGCGCTCTCGGGTATTCCGGAACCAATGCCGGTGGAGAGTTATATATCATTAGCTCCATTTGGAGAAACAATGTCGTGGGATTGGGGCCGAATTCCTTGGATAGAGAACTTCTCCCTCCGGAAAGGGAAACTACGATCGTAGGAAACCTGATCTACGATAATAATAATTTAACCGCTCCGATCAAACCTCTGGAATATCCTTCTTACGGAACCGGAATATTGATCGCAGGGGGACTCCGAAATATCATCAAGAATAACGTAGTGATCGGTCATGATAATTACGGAATCGCGATCTTCCCGAATTTGGACGAGAATTTCTGGTTCTCCCACCAAAACGTGATCGAAGGGAATTTGGTACATTCTTCCGGTTTCGGAGACCTGACTCAGGCGGGTCCGATCGCTGTGGGTAACTGTTTCTCCGGAAACAAATTCCAGACTTCGGTTCCTCCTTTATTAGAAAAAACGAATTCATGCGGTTCCGGACTCCGTTTGCCGATGGGGGGAGAGATATTTACCGCTTTGAACGCTCTCTCTTTGATGGTGGATGCGACCCACGGAAATTATCCTTCGGGTGATTGGAAGAGCCAACCCATTCCTCTTGCACAGGAAAACATGCCCGGCGGAGTCGGGGCCCCGATTAAACCTGCGCTTCATCCTTTCGAGGATTTCGGTTTGGACTTGAATAAGGTCGCTTTGCCTAAGGAAGCGGAGAAGATTCTCGCGGAGAGAAAACCGAAATTCGGGGACGTTCTCGGAGGATTCTCGGTTCCTAAACCGTTGGATATCCAAATCGTTCTCTTCCGCTGGTTGGGATATTTGCTTCCTATGCTACTTTACGTCTGCCTTGTGAGCTTGAGTATTTACGACCTGGCATCCAAATCGCAGGCTAGCCTTGGAAAATACCTTTGGTTGGCGTTTGTGGCTCTCGTCCCTTATCTGGGGGGAGGAGCGTATCTGCTTTCCGGTAAATCCTCCTATCCGAAATATCTACGCTTTACCGTAGTCTTTGCGGGTTTTGGAGTCTCGATCGCATTTATCCTTTATTTGGGACTTACGATCGTAGGAAACGTGGGAGCCGGTTGATCCGGCTCAGAATAGAACATTAGAATTTATTTAAGGAGTTTATTTATGGCAACTACTCAGATTTTAGAACCGGGTTTCTTCACTCTTCTATTCAATTTTTACGGATATTATATCTTCTATATCCTTTTCGCTCTTTGGGCGCCTTTGGCATTGATCGACCTTTCCAAAAGGGACGATGTGACCCCGAAACAAGGCAGTCTTTGGGCGGCGGCGATCGTTCTTGTTCCCTTGATCGGAGCGGGAGCCTATCATATCGCCGGGGGTTCCAAGATTCCTTCCTGGGCCAAGACTAGCTTGGTTTACGGAGGTATAGGTTTATTAGCGCTGACGCTCGTAATTTCTACGATCGCCCGTTTCTAATCGGGAGTTAAAAATGAATCGGAAGGATTTCCTTCGCTGGTTGGGAATAGGGGGAGCCGGGATTGCCGCCGGGACCGGGCTTGCCGGCTTCGTCTCCTCCGATAAAAAAGGAGGGGAGATTTGTAGGACCTTCCCTCAAGCTCCCGCACAGGGCGCGAATCTTTCGGTTCGTCTTCCCGGAGCCATCGGAGGGAACTCCTACGGAAGTATGGTGCATCCTCCTATGTATACGGATGCATCCTTTCTTTCCCGCATGGAACTGCATTCTTCCATTCCCCAGGCTCCTCCCGGAAATTCGTTTCAAACCGAAATGAATATCATAGAGATGCCTTTAACCGTGGCTCATGAAACGGTAATGAATGCTTGGACTTTCGATGGGATCGTTCCGGGAAAAGTACTACGAGCGAGGCTAGGGCAGAATATGGAGATTCTTTTCAGAAACCATTCTTCTCATCCTCACTCCGTTCATTTTCACGGGACCCATGATCCGCAGCAGGACGGTTGGGAACCGATCGCTCCGGGAGCAGAAAAGACTTACAAGATCCAAGCGGGTCCGATAGGTTTCCATCCTTATCATTGTCATGTTCCTCCTTTGGCGAGTCATATGGCGAAGGGGCTTTACGGAGGATTCATAGTGGATCCTCCCGGAGGCAGACCTCCTGCATTGGAATTCATGCTTATACTTGCCGGCTGGGATCTGAAAGAGGTCGGTAGAAACGATATCTATGCTTGGAACGGAATCGCAGGCTTTTACGATCGCTTTCCGATCAAGGTTCCGGTGGGTAAGAAGGTTCGCTTGTATATAGCGAATATGACGGAATACGATCCGATCGCATCCTTCCATCTTCATTCCCAGACATTCGACGTATATCGAACCGGAACGAAACTGACTCCGGACGAACATACGGATGTGGTTACATTAGGACAGACGGAGAGGGTAATTATAGAATTTACTCTGACCAAGCGCGGCAGATATATGTTCCATCCCCACCAGACTCATATGGCGGACAGAGGGGCCATGGGTTGGATCGTGGGTGTTTAAGAAGTGGTTCTAATATTATAATTTATGAAATTGAATAAATACGTTTTCCCCGTGGGGATTTTGGTTTTAGGCCTCGTCGCCGGATATTTCGGTCGTAAATTCTCTCAAGACGGAAATTTTGCCTCTTCGGACCCGGTGCCGGAATGGAAAACCGCGGTCTTAAAGGATACCTCGGGCAAAGACGTTCGTTTGGGAGAATTGCCCGGAAATATATTCGTGCTTTATTTCGGATTCTCTCATTGCCCGGATATGTGCCCCATGGCTTTAACGGATATCGAAAAGGCTTTCAGTCTTTTGGGAAATGATGCTCAAAATGCGAAGCCAATTTTTATAACCGTGGATCCTGAGAGGGATACTCCGGAGGTCTTGCGCAAATATGTGGAGAGGTTTCCCGGGAAGGATCTAGAGGCATTGACCGGAACGAAAGAGGAAATCGAAGGACTCCAGAAAGGATTCGGTAGTTTTTCCAGAAAGGTCCAGGCTCCTAACGCTCCCGACGGTTACGGAGTCGATCATAGTCTTTTCATTTATTTAGTGGATAGGGAAGGGCGGATTTTAAAAGCATTTCCGACAGGGATCAAGGGAGAAGAATTGGCCGAGGAGATCCGAAAAGTTTTGTAGATAGGAAAAGGGCGGGCACTCGCTAACTCTAATCGAAACGGGATTTCCGTTCAATAATCTATCATTTGGTCAATAAATTGACAGTTCCTACATGAATACTACGCATACTTTTTTGTTTGCAATAGTTAGATTTTTCTGATATAGCGAAATCCGTCCCTTTCTCCCACTAAGCCCGCCCCCTCCACCCAAACTCTGTACGTCCGGGAACATAGGTAACAGTTTAGACCGGAGACATGGGTTACACTTTTAATATCCTAGAGACCTTCTGTCTTTTTTCATCAAATATTCCTATTTTAACAAAGCTAAAATAAATTGTCCAAATACCATCCTCCACTGGCTCGAAGCCTATATACTCGCCCCCTAAACTTTTAGTAACAAAGAACCTTTTATTCTTCCAATAAAAATTCCCATCATCCACCTTCCGGACCTCGAAGTGACCAGGGTAAGAAATCTCCGGTATACGATTCGGAAATGATCTTGTAGATGCCTTATAAAAATGAGATGGTGTCTTTTGCCCTAAGGCTTCGTGAGGACGTTCGTTATTGTATTCTTTCCTAAACCTATCAAAAGATTTTTGCTGCTGCTTCATATTCGAACGGATTGGATAAACAGCTTCTGCCTTTAGGGTCCTGTGCATTCTCTCATGCCTTCCGTTCTCCTGTGGCTTGCCCGGCTGGATACGTTCGGGTAAGATTCCTAATTTGATCCACCAAGTAGAAAGTAGCGAAATTCCTAATCCTGCTGCAAAAGGGATCCCGTTGTCTGTTCGTATTGCATTAGGAAGTCCATATTCCCTAAAACATCTCTCGAATTCCTTTTTAGTTTCATATGTTCTTGTTCCGGATAAACCCTTGCAACAGAGTAAGAAGCGGCTATATCCGTCTGAAATCGTTAACGGGTAACAACGAATCCCATCCTTTAACTTAAAATCTCCTTTGAAATCTGCACACCATACTGCGTTTGCATGATCATACCCCTTGAAAGGTTCAGAGTATCTTGCCATTCCCTGCCGTTTCTTTTTAGATTTTACTAAACCTCTTTTTTGCAGAATGATTCCTATCGTGCTT
This window harbors:
- the nhaC gene encoding Na+/H+ antiporter NhaC; translation: MSRTEPGLWLSLVPLFFLIVSLTSAGLLFGGGIAEGPAQILLFTAGAISAGISRLRGIAWIRIEETVLDSMRNVLQPIVILLLIGALIGVWIRSGIVPALIVWGLELLKPEIFLPSAIILSSVVSLATGSSWSTVGTMGVALVGVGAGLGLPLGMVAGAIVSGAYFGDKLSPFSETTNLASSITGVSLLSHIRNMARTTLPAFGICLIAFGFLGMGTEWKGTSSAVSPVISVLRSEFAISWILLLPPLITFCMIYMRVSAIPSIFIGIVTGGICALFTQSNLYSVSGEWRESVTSAFKILVSAASEGTKLKTGEPIVDGLLSRGGMSSMLPTVWLILSAMFYAGTMEGGGMTKSIADSILKWVGGRSSLIASTVFTCLGVNLLCADQYLAIVVPGKMFKEAYHRRGMDPRNLSRSLEDSGTMTSALVPWNSCGAFMAAALGVPTAVYLPYAFLNLLSPVFSLISGATGWGIAGRSDGLSDKPSEEGFGS
- a CDS encoding right-handed parallel beta-helix repeat-containing protein, with amino-acid sequence MPRFQIFKRYVSLLGLLALGVMIGSLAFSCGSKENEPDGFAHVVMIDNAFSPPMQKIPVGGTIEFVNSGANPHNAIAVDKSWSTEKAYGNIVMPRGSKIKISYPKEGVFPYYCSFHASPDGKNGMVGDIVVGNAAYNPAARAGKNWKTTDKFSGVTRKVPQVYPTIQNAVDAASPGDLVLVDEGVYYEEVVVTTPSLVIRGTDRNKVILDGQFQRGNGIIVVGADGVAVENMTARNSTLNGFFWTGVKGYRGSYLTAYNNGDYGIYSFDSVNGVLEHSYASGSPDAGVYVGQCYPCKAILYDLISENSALGYSGTNAGGELYIISSIWRNNVVGLGPNSLDRELLPPERETTIVGNLIYDNNNLTAPIKPLEYPSYGTGILIAGGLRNIIKNNVVIGHDNYGIAIFPNLDENFWFSHQNVIEGNLVHSSGFGDLTQAGPIAVGNCFSGNKFQTSVPPLLEKTNSCGSGLRLPMGGEIFTALNALSLMVDATHGNYPSGDWKSQPIPLAQENMPGGVGAPIKPALHPFEDFGLDLNKVALPKEAEKILAERKPKFGDVLGGFSVPKPLDIQIVLFRWLGYLLPMLLYVCLVSLSIYDLASKSQASLGKYLWLAFVALVPYLGGGAYLLSGKSSYPKYLRFTVVFAGFGVSIAFILYLGLTIVGNVGAG
- a CDS encoding PLDc N-terminal domain-containing protein, which encodes MATTQILEPGFFTLLFNFYGYYIFYILFALWAPLALIDLSKRDDVTPKQGSLWAAAIVLVPLIGAGAYHIAGGSKIPSWAKTSLVYGGIGLLALTLVISTIARF
- a CDS encoding multicopper oxidase domain-containing protein — translated: MNRKDFLRWLGIGGAGIAAGTGLAGFVSSDKKGGEICRTFPQAPAQGANLSVRLPGAIGGNSYGSMVHPPMYTDASFLSRMELHSSIPQAPPGNSFQTEMNIIEMPLTVAHETVMNAWTFDGIVPGKVLRARLGQNMEILFRNHSSHPHSVHFHGTHDPQQDGWEPIAPGAEKTYKIQAGPIGFHPYHCHVPPLASHMAKGLYGGFIVDPPGGRPPALEFMLILAGWDLKEVGRNDIYAWNGIAGFYDRFPIKVPVGKKVRLYIANMTEYDPIASFHLHSQTFDVYRTGTKLTPDEHTDVVTLGQTERVIIEFTLTKRGRYMFHPHQTHMADRGAMGWIVGV
- a CDS encoding SCO family protein — translated: MKLNKYVFPVGILVLGLVAGYFGRKFSQDGNFASSDPVPEWKTAVLKDTSGKDVRLGELPGNIFVLYFGFSHCPDMCPMALTDIEKAFSLLGNDAQNAKPIFITVDPERDTPEVLRKYVERFPGKDLEALTGTKEEIEGLQKGFGSFSRKVQAPNAPDGYGVDHSLFIYLVDREGRILKAFPTGIKGEELAEEIRKVL
- a CDS encoding integrase core domain-containing protein, producing MPWKEVSPMDEKVKFIAAVCDGNVSMSSLCETFGISRKTGYKWLDRYRKEGPEGLLDKNRAPHSNPNQVGFAEERMIIGIRKDHPTWGPRKLLAFLENSHPELDWPAASTIGIILQKRGLVKSKKKRQGMARYSEPFKGYDHANAVWCADFKGDFKLKDGIRCYPLTISDGYSRFLLCCKGLSGTRTYETKKEFERCFREYGLPNAIRTDNGIPFAAGLGISLLSTWWIKLGILPERIQPGKPQENGRHERMHRTLKAEAVYPIRSNMKQQQKSFDRFRKEYNNERPHEALGQKTPSHFYKASTRSFPNRIPEISYPGHFEVRKVDDGNFYWKNKRFFVTKSLGGEYIGFEPVEDGIWTIYFSFVKIGIFDEKRQKVSRILKV